The Vibrio coralliirubri DNA window TTTGATTACGATGCCCGAAACATCATCGGTCGACGCCACTTTGGTCATGGTGACGATCTTCTGCTCTTGGCTCCACGACTCTACAAAACCATCCGATTGCGATAGGTTGTGTTGTTCTATCGCGGTACTGACATCATTGAAGGCAACTTGGTAACGACGTGCTTTTTCCGGGTCAACCTCAACCCAAAACTCTCGATCGTTAAACCCAGAAAGCTTGATAGCACCAACGCCACCCAGGTTGTTGATTCTCTTTTCTAGCTGATAAGCGTAGTGCTGCAATGAAGCGGGATCGGTGTTGCTGTCTGATAGGCTCACGCCAAAATGGTACACATCCAAAGAAGAGGTTTTCTGCTGAGTCACAACCGGTGGCGCATCTATATCTTTCGGTAGGTTTCCCACTCGATCGACCGCTTGCTGAATATCTCGCAAGATCACCGCTGCGTCTTCACCGGGTAGATATTCGACCTCGATAAAAGAGCGTCCTTCTGATGATTCAGACGAAAAATACGCAATGCCATCCACTGAGCGAAGTTCTTTCTCTATCGGGTTAGTGATATTCAGTTCAATATCTTGAGCCGTTGCACCGGGATAGATGGTTTCGATTTCCGCCGTGTCCATCGCAACATCGGGATACTCTTGTAAATTGAGCTGTATTAACGACATAGCACCCGTCAGCAACACCATTACCGTAATAATTCGAGCTAAAAATTGACGATTCGCGAAGTATGCTAAAAAGTTCATCTCTACTGCCCTTTACCTTGGTTCGAGTCCGATGTTGCTTGAGCCGTTGTGATATTTTTCACTGCAAGATCTGTCGAGGCGTACACCGACATACCCGGCTTAAATTGATGACCTTGGTTGGTGATCTCGACCAAGACTGGGTAGGTCAAATTTTGCATCTCGACACCAATACGCTGCACGTTCGCTTCCATCTTGAGTTCTGGGTTGGTTTCAGACCACACCACCACATCCTGACCGACCGTAAAGTGCTTTAAGTCATACTCACTCGCCATGAATGACAAGGTGACTTTATCGATGTTGACCACTTCATAGAGCAAATCACCTTCACTCACCCAAGCGCCTGATTGCGCAGGTTTGTTAGAGATATAGCCAGAGATAAGAGACTCAATTTGCGTATTTTCGAGATCGACTTGAGATTGTTGATAGTCAATTTGAGCAACAGAAACAGCCGCTTTGGCACTGAGAAACTCGGCACGTGCTGTATCTAACTCTCCTATTGAAAGGCTGTTCTTTTTGATGAGTGCTTGATAGCGGTTATAGGTTGCTTTTCGTAATGCAAGATCCGCTTCTGCAAGCGCAAGATTGGCCTTCGCTTTGTTAACACTAAACTTAAAATCATCGGCTTTAATTTGAGCAAGTAGTTGCTGTTGGTTTACAGCATCTCCCACTTCAAGGTTATTCATCTCAACAACGCCAGGCACCTCAGCCACAATACTGTGTTTGTTCAACCCTTGAACATGGCCGATCAGCTCTGTTGCTTGAGCTGTTGATACTTGAGTTGTAAACACTCCGAGAAGTGCTGCAAGCGCTATGATTTTAGTTTTCATAATTCGACCCTCACCTATTGATGCAATCTATTATTGAACTGGCTTTGTCGAATTAAAGTCAAAGTCGATGCTAGATTTATAAAGAATTTGATGAAATTTCATTTTTTTGATCAACGCTATCCATTAGAGATAAGTTCGACATGATTTTAGGTTGGCTACATTTTGGGTAGGGGCAGGTCTTTGGATCGGATAGAGGCTTGAACGCAGTCGTATTTTGGTTGTTGAAGACAATATCGAACGACAACTCATTATTGTCGATTTCTAAAGGTCACTCTTCCATAAAGCAACGCATACAAAAAAGGACAT harbors:
- a CDS encoding efflux RND transporter periplasmic adaptor subunit, with the protein product MKTKIIALAALLGVFTTQVSTAQATELIGHVQGLNKHSIVAEVPGVVEMNNLEVGDAVNQQQLLAQIKADDFKFSVNKAKANLALAEADLALRKATYNRYQALIKKNSLSIGELDTARAEFLSAKAAVSVAQIDYQQSQVDLENTQIESLISGYISNKPAQSGAWVSEGDLLYEVVNIDKVTLSFMASEYDLKHFTVGQDVVVWSETNPELKMEANVQRIGVEMQNLTYPVLVEITNQGHQFKPGMSVYASTDLAVKNITTAQATSDSNQGKGQ